One window of Mediterraneibacter gnavus ATCC 29149 genomic DNA carries:
- a CDS encoding leucine-rich repeat domain-containing protein: MKIKKLTAYLLMSGMILGTMSSDLYTIKAQAVETIEETEDKTPENETPQIPETPEQPETEPENEEVTEAAPVGEIELSAEQFPDQVILTFAGTCDKDGNGSLSEAECMEVEELAMPNAGITDLKGVENFRNLQRVDVSQNAIGDFAPVKDLSSLQILKVNGNPASVLDVTGCSSLKKLYAQNSTFSELHVTGLGSLEEVRIENNHLTDLDLTGLTSLRALSCYGNQLHTLDARPAAALEVLQADSNGMESLLVEGLGNLKTLHCQNNNLQQISLSGLGALEEFNAANNSLRELIVDEATALKTVLAGNNQLSGEFRFGTAKQVSVENNQITNLIGVEENIAYLNFNNNQLTSLKMDSAAPESVYGNGNNLSLLQFGDVSNLKTLYCAENHLAWTESGKALDLQLSPQTIELKRKYDGEKYWTDLNEVLTPQQLQRTEVLMGENSQIASFDKESGKVFYTGPASALEYYFTAGDVGEDEGNARMLVQAKLTEETHVPGAQEILNDILANNKIPSEVKAGTERLVLPEVPEGSKIEIVAVNPEGIIGLDGKVTTPENDTDVIVTIQVTDTNEATAKADVKVLVRGEKADPDDDNNGNDNNGGNDNNSGNNNNGGSNNGGNNNTGNNGGSSNGGSHNNGSTSGSHSQSVQTGDNANVIMWAVLLVAAVAAVGAVVIIRRKKK; encoded by the coding sequence ATGAAAATAAAGAAATTAACTGCGTACCTGCTGATGTCCGGAATGATTTTAGGAACGATGAGCAGCGATTTGTATACGATCAAAGCACAGGCTGTAGAAACAATAGAAGAAACAGAGGATAAGACACCGGAAAATGAGACACCTCAGATACCGGAAACTCCTGAACAGCCGGAGACAGAACCAGAGAATGAAGAAGTGACGGAAGCAGCACCGGTGGGAGAAATTGAACTTTCTGCAGAACAGTTTCCGGATCAGGTGATACTGACATTTGCAGGAACCTGTGACAAAGATGGAAATGGAAGCCTGTCGGAAGCAGAGTGCATGGAAGTGGAAGAACTGGCAATGCCGAATGCAGGAATTACCGATTTAAAAGGTGTGGAGAATTTCCGAAATTTGCAGCGCGTGGATGTCAGCCAAAATGCGATTGGGGATTTTGCACCGGTAAAAGATCTGTCATCTCTGCAGATTTTGAAAGTAAACGGAAATCCGGCTTCCGTGCTGGATGTGACAGGATGCAGCAGTCTGAAAAAGCTGTATGCTCAAAATAGTACATTTTCAGAGCTTCATGTGACAGGACTTGGAAGTCTGGAAGAAGTACGGATTGAAAATAATCATCTTACAGATCTGGATCTGACAGGCCTGACTTCACTGCGTGCATTAAGCTGTTATGGAAATCAGCTGCATACACTGGATGCAAGACCGGCAGCGGCTCTTGAAGTGCTTCAGGCAGACAGTAATGGAATGGAAAGCCTTCTCGTAGAAGGACTTGGAAATTTAAAAACACTTCATTGTCAGAATAACAACCTGCAGCAGATCTCACTCTCAGGTCTGGGAGCATTGGAGGAATTTAACGCAGCAAATAACAGTCTGAGAGAACTGATCGTGGATGAAGCAACTGCATTAAAAACGGTTCTTGCAGGAAATAATCAGTTATCCGGAGAGTTCCGTTTCGGAACAGCAAAACAGGTCAGTGTGGAAAACAACCAGATCACAAATCTGATCGGGGTAGAAGAAAATATTGCATACTTAAATTTTAACAACAACCAGCTTACCAGTCTTAAGATGGACAGTGCTGCGCCGGAAAGTGTTTATGGAAACGGAAATAACCTGTCACTGCTGCAGTTTGGAGATGTTTCAAACCTGAAAACATTGTATTGTGCAGAGAATCATCTGGCATGGACAGAGTCAGGAAAGGCTCTGGATTTACAGTTATCTCCGCAGACGATCGAGTTAAAACGGAAATATGACGGTGAAAAGTACTGGACAGATTTAAATGAGGTACTGACACCTCAACAGCTGCAGAGAACGGAAGTTCTGATGGGAGAAAACAGTCAGATTGCTTCATTTGACAAAGAGAGCGGAAAAGTATTCTATACAGGACCGGCTTCTGCACTGGAATATTATTTCACAGCAGGTGATGTCGGAGAAGACGAAGGAAATGCACGGATGCTGGTGCAGGCAAAACTGACAGAAGAAACGCACGTTCCGGGTGCACAGGAAATCTTAAACGACATCCTGGCAAACAATAAGATTCCATCAGAAGTGAAAGCAGGAACAGAAAGACTGGTTCTGCCGGAAGTTCCGGAAGGAAGTAAGATCGAGATCGTGGCAGTGAATCCGGAAGGAATCATCGGACTGGATGGAAAGGTAACAACACCGGAAAACGATACGGATGTGATCGTGACCATTCAGGTAACGGATACAAACGAAGCAACAGCCAAAGCTGATGTGAAGGTTCTGGTAAGAGGAGAAAAAGCAGATCCGGACGACGATAACAACGGAAATGATAACAACGGCGGAAATGACAACAACAGTGGAAACAATAACAATGGCGGAAGCAATAACGGCGGAAATAACAATACAGGAAACAATGGTGGAAGCAGCAACGGCGGAAGTCATAACAATGGAAGTACATCCGGTTCACACTCTCAGAGTGTGCAGACAGGAGACAATGCCAATGTGATCATGTGGGCAGTACTTCTGGTGGCAGCAGTAGCAGCTGTTGGCGCAGTAGTGATTATCAGAAGAAAGAAAAAATAA
- a CDS encoding glycoside hydrolase family 98 domain-containing protein, whose translation MKTRKEGSKARLLGLSCMALVLTAFGVTGVRADAADAKKAPPLVNLAEEKDVKVTVGENMDLKNADLLTDGDKYYLQHDATGNKEGNNWENYQEQGTEVTSTAEGKNGVWVQVDLGASYPLEVINLKRQVYDGQATIGNGNPSGQGKRLKGTKISYKNTAIVIGNEEDLSDGQIVYYEGNPTLPDGVKQPENVSKPYEEAMGGQWFYMDYANKNGLGATELGTTKEARYIRVYTENPKGAAVKFMELGIYGYENEQDVQSQDGPRRVIDNEHPMMIATAYSNDVYEIGQEEGPELQGSNTVDGRWNAIPDDLKENNVLLLHTNNLRQFAPDHIGQAYLQAFHEHGLQIAYEQGAPIMLLGLTAAATPENGGTQYNITADMDYGWLDLMYRMYPNMQGVFNTENFWAGIHPPCEGSAKMLEIADRFGGFFVWSDQDHGSTVTNIVSNANMKKALEKHGDAFYLIYKNTSSNQPDDLKTSSFFQGSWLAGYTGGWGMLSDTWAWDKQFSKLWQGAGSYNNWQRLCGEPEALLGMQMMSTYLGGGVIYTFEFPEIVYGTSNTNSPANTHVLTELFRYIVNHPAPSKKEIMEETKAVLYGNVSSDFYSGLSGKPTGFQIYETGRYGIIPVIPTWGTRAEVTKKLIQEADKLGVTPPNVLDVKDKNLSGQAKQKYFKDLYPIEYVGNAFADKWEGTWYLYNNKVNTNEKQHAILPLEGEEESARLKVEMEPHEFMIMNESGDGTAMDITLNNYRVNKDEIIFDNKFGLTWTGDFSPGQTTINGKLSVYKYMDEYNVVNAPEGKLSPEDNELRTTTFELTKLAKEPKVQVVKGQQPDTDGQPQYTEPKVEFNEETGKAVITIQTNGWVDLSITGLEFVYDENAQKIEDEPIKSERTNLARGKNVSFSEDASEASRRDDAVDGNKTNPDNYSDPGRNNGGAQWLQVDLGGLHHVEEVNLYRYWNGTRKYHDTVVLLSPDSSFDPTKTLVLWNGNRDADREWPASLSGTQGETHKLPKGEKEEYIETKDGKNMKVYGEGVSWLDTDTKTPLPKDGEHFDAGYIRVYMNGSTEGNTNHVVELEVMGETGDVVIKDEEAPTVPGNLRVVSPKASEAEIRFLPSVDNTGVEKYKVSWSKGGEQVGFREVTQTALILDPLEAGSEYTVQVKAVDRYDNESEAAEVSFTAMDIQVSADVASGQYDSAQQVTLTAGEGAEIYYTLDGSQPFEKNKEVSESAKKYEGPITVEKNTILRAAARKDGVEYGTGSWYYLIGAQSQDNWETPKAPSDVRIDSKSSSSANISWAAEEPGCTYRVYANGKMVWEGKEMNQTIQELTPLTTYQVYVTAVNERGIESLRSETVEFVTMAQ comes from the coding sequence ATGAAAACCAGAAAAGAAGGGAGCAAAGCCAGATTACTCGGACTGTCATGCATGGCGCTTGTGCTGACGGCATTTGGGGTAACAGGAGTCCGTGCAGATGCGGCAGATGCAAAAAAAGCACCGCCACTGGTCAATCTGGCAGAGGAAAAGGATGTCAAAGTCACAGTCGGGGAAAATATGGATCTGAAAAATGCGGATTTATTAACCGACGGTGACAAATATTATCTGCAGCATGATGCTACAGGTAATAAAGAGGGAAACAACTGGGAGAATTATCAGGAACAGGGAACAGAAGTCACCAGCACTGCAGAAGGAAAAAACGGGGTGTGGGTACAGGTGGATCTGGGTGCATCCTATCCGTTGGAAGTCATCAACCTGAAACGACAGGTATATGATGGACAGGCGACAATCGGAAATGGAAATCCGAGTGGTCAGGGAAAACGTCTGAAAGGAACCAAGATTTCTTATAAAAATACTGCCATTGTGATTGGAAACGAAGAGGATTTATCGGACGGTCAGATCGTTTATTATGAAGGAAATCCGACACTTCCGGATGGAGTGAAACAGCCGGAGAATGTTTCAAAGCCATACGAAGAAGCGATGGGTGGACAGTGGTTCTATATGGATTATGCAAACAAGAATGGACTTGGGGCCACAGAGCTTGGAACAACAAAAGAGGCACGTTATATCAGAGTGTATACAGAGAATCCAAAAGGTGCCGCAGTAAAATTCATGGAACTGGGTATTTATGGATATGAAAATGAGCAGGATGTGCAGTCACAGGATGGTCCAAGACGTGTGATCGATAACGAACATCCGATGATGATCGCAACAGCGTATTCCAACGATGTCTATGAGATAGGACAGGAAGAAGGACCAGAATTACAGGGATCTAACACAGTAGACGGAAGATGGAATGCTATTCCGGATGATCTGAAAGAGAATAACGTTTTGCTGTTACATACAAACAACCTCAGACAGTTTGCTCCGGATCATATCGGACAGGCTTATCTGCAGGCATTCCATGAACATGGGCTGCAGATTGCCTATGAACAGGGAGCGCCGATTATGCTTCTTGGATTGACAGCAGCTGCAACACCGGAAAATGGAGGAACACAGTACAATATTACAGCGGATATGGATTACGGCTGGTTGGATCTGATGTACCGTATGTATCCGAATATGCAGGGTGTGTTCAATACAGAGAACTTCTGGGCAGGTATTCATCCTCCATGCGAAGGAAGCGCTAAGATGCTGGAGATTGCTGACCGATTCGGTGGATTCTTTGTATGGTCAGATCAGGATCACGGTTCTACAGTGACGAATATTGTCAGCAATGCAAATATGAAAAAGGCACTGGAAAAACACGGAGATGCATTCTACTTGATTTATAAGAACACAAGTTCAAATCAACCGGATGATTTGAAAACAAGCAGTTTCTTCCAGGGAAGCTGGCTGGCAGGATATACCGGAGGCTGGGGAATGCTTTCCGATACCTGGGCATGGGACAAGCAGTTCTCAAAACTCTGGCAAGGAGCTGGAAGCTATAACAACTGGCAGAGACTTTGTGGAGAACCGGAAGCATTGCTTGGAATGCAAATGATGAGCACCTATCTGGGCGGTGGTGTGATCTACACGTTTGAGTTCCCGGAAATCGTATATGGAACAAGCAACACGAACAGTCCGGCAAATACACATGTCCTGACAGAACTGTTCCGTTACATTGTCAATCATCCGGCACCGTCCAAAAAAGAGATCATGGAAGAGACCAAAGCGGTTCTCTATGGAAATGTAAGTTCTGATTTTTACAGTGGTTTATCCGGAAAACCGACAGGATTCCAGATTTATGAAACAGGACGTTATGGCATTATTCCGGTTATTCCGACATGGGGAACCAGAGCGGAAGTAACAAAAAAACTGATTCAGGAAGCAGACAAACTGGGCGTAACCCCTCCGAATGTACTGGATGTCAAAGACAAGAATCTGTCCGGACAGGCAAAACAAAAGTATTTCAAAGATCTGTATCCAATCGAATATGTAGGAAATGCATTTGCTGACAAATGGGAGGGCACATGGTATCTCTACAACAATAAAGTTAATACAAATGAAAAGCAGCATGCAATTTTACCTCTGGAAGGGGAAGAAGAAAGCGCACGTCTGAAAGTAGAGATGGAGCCTCACGAATTTATGATCATGAATGAATCTGGAGACGGAACAGCGATGGATATCACGCTGAATAACTACAGGGTAAATAAAGATGAGATTATTTTTGATAATAAATTCGGCTTAACGTGGACAGGTGATTTTTCACCGGGACAGACTACAATTAATGGAAAATTATCAGTATATAAATATATGGATGAGTACAATGTGGTAAATGCGCCGGAAGGAAAATTGTCTCCGGAAGATAATGAGCTGCGTACCACTACATTTGAACTGACAAAACTGGCGAAGGAACCAAAAGTGCAGGTTGTAAAGGGACAGCAGCCGGACACAGACGGACAGCCGCAGTACACAGAACCAAAAGTAGAATTTAACGAAGAAACAGGAAAAGCAGTTATCACGATCCAGACAAACGGCTGGGTGGATCTTTCCATTACAGGTCTGGAGTTTGTATATGATGAGAATGCACAGAAAATAGAAGATGAGCCGATCAAATCTGAGAGAACCAATCTGGCAAGAGGCAAAAATGTGAGCTTTTCAGAAGATGCAAGTGAAGCTTCCAGAAGAGACGATGCTGTAGATGGAAATAAGACGAATCCTGATAACTACTCAGATCCTGGCAGAAATAACGGAGGTGCACAATGGCTGCAGGTAGATCTTGGTGGGTTACATCATGTTGAGGAAGTGAACCTGTATCGGTATTGGAATGGAACGCGTAAATATCATGATACCGTCGTACTTCTGTCACCGGACAGTTCCTTTGATCCTACTAAAACGTTGGTGCTTTGGAACGGAAATCGGGATGCAGACAGAGAGTGGCCGGCATCTTTAAGTGGAACACAAGGAGAGACACACAAACTTCCAAAAGGCGAAAAAGAAGAATACATCGAGACAAAAGATGGAAAAAACATGAAAGTGTATGGTGAAGGTGTATCTTGGTTAGATACGGACACAAAAACACCATTGCCGAAAGATGGAGAACATTTTGATGCGGGATACATCCGCGTATATATGAACGGAAGTACAGAAGGAAATACAAACCACGTTGTAGAACTGGAAGTAATGGGCGAAACAGGGGATGTGGTGATCAAAGATGAAGAAGCACCAACTGTGCCGGGCAATCTGAGAGTCGTATCTCCGAAGGCATCGGAAGCAGAAATTCGTTTCCTTCCGTCAGTAGATAATACAGGAGTCGAAAAATACAAAGTAAGCTGGAGTAAAGGCGGAGAACAGGTTGGTTTCCGTGAAGTTACACAGACTGCGCTGATCTTAGATCCGTTGGAGGCTGGCAGCGAGTATACTGTTCAGGTAAAAGCTGTGGACAGATATGACAATGAATCTGAAGCGGCAGAAGTATCCTTTACAGCAATGGATATTCAGGTAAGCGCAGATGTTGCTTCCGGACAATATGATTCTGCACAGCAGGTGACATTGACAGCAGGTGAAGGAGCAGAGATTTATTATACTCTGGACGGCAGTCAGCCATTTGAGAAAAATAAAGAAGTTTCTGAGTCCGCTAAAAAATATGAAGGACCGATTACAGTCGAGAAAAATACAATTCTGCGGGCAGCAGCAAGAAAAGATGGGGTAGAGTATGGAACAGGTTCCTGGTATTACCTGATCGGAGCGCAGAGTCAGGACAACTGGGAAACACCGAAAGCTCCAAGCGACGTGAGAATTGACAGCAAATCTTCGTCTTCTGCAAATATCAGCTGGGCTGCGGAAGAACCGGGATGTACATACCGTGTGTATGCAAATGGTAAGATGGTATGGGAAGGAAAAGAAATGAATCAGACGATTCAGGAGCTGACCCCGCTTACTACATATCAGGTTTATGTAACTGCAGTAAATGAGAGAGGAATTGAATCTCTCCGTTCAGAAACAGTAGAATTCGTCACTATGGCACAGTAG
- a CDS encoding glucosaminidase domain-containing protein has protein sequence MKKEEFIQKIAGYVKKYAAAYEIKVCSPIIAQAILESGWGESRLAKDYHNYFGLKCGTKCQGKSVNLATWEEYEAGTATVISDYFRVFDNMEEGVKGYFELLQLPRYQNLKGITEPRRYLETIWADGYATSSVYVQKNMELIEQYQLMKYDENASGRSAQDVLNVMRSWIGYSEANGKFRQIIDLYNSHQPLARGYAVQYTDEWCDTAVSAAAIQADCVDLIGTECGCEKHIEIFKEKGIWIEDGTIVPLPGDIILYNWDFQVQPNDGYSDHIGYVESVSGQMITVMEGNYNEAVARRKIPAGWGQIRGYARPKYAEGVTGQPSKSIEEVAGEVIQGKYANGKERRKKLCDMGYDPDAVQREVNRQLSQNEAPAEYYVVQENDTLSEIAKCFATTYLELAAWNGIADPNMIYVGQKIRIR, from the coding sequence ATGAAGAAAGAGGAATTTATTCAGAAAATCGCAGGATATGTAAAGAAATATGCGGCTGCATATGAAATCAAAGTATGCAGTCCCATCATTGCACAGGCAATTTTGGAGTCCGGCTGGGGAGAATCCAGGCTGGCGAAAGACTATCACAATTATTTTGGGTTGAAATGTGGGACGAAATGCCAGGGGAAGTCCGTCAATCTGGCAACCTGGGAGGAATACGAAGCCGGAACGGCAACCGTGATTTCCGATTATTTCCGGGTATTTGACAATATGGAAGAGGGGGTGAAAGGATATTTTGAACTGCTTCAGCTTCCACGTTATCAAAATCTGAAGGGAATCACAGAACCCAGACGATATCTGGAAACCATTTGGGCAGATGGGTATGCGACTAGTTCTGTCTATGTGCAGAAAAATATGGAACTGATTGAGCAGTATCAGTTAATGAAGTATGATGAAAATGCATCGGGAAGAAGCGCTCAGGATGTATTGAACGTGATGCGTTCGTGGATTGGCTACAGTGAAGCAAACGGGAAGTTCCGGCAGATTATTGATCTGTATAATTCGCATCAGCCACTGGCGAGGGGATATGCCGTACAGTATACCGATGAGTGGTGTGATACCGCAGTTTCTGCAGCAGCGATTCAGGCAGACTGTGTGGACTTGATCGGAACAGAATGCGGATGTGAAAAGCATATTGAGATTTTCAAAGAAAAGGGAATCTGGATCGAAGATGGAACCATAGTGCCACTGCCCGGAGATATCATTTTGTATAACTGGGATTTCCAGGTACAGCCAAATGACGGGTATTCCGATCATATCGGGTATGTAGAGTCTGTTTCAGGCCAAATGATCACAGTGATGGAAGGGAATTATAATGAGGCAGTGGCAAGACGAAAAATTCCGGCAGGTTGGGGGCAGATTCGCGGATATGCAAGACCAAAGTATGCAGAGGGCGTGACAGGGCAGCCGTCCAAAAGTATTGAGGAAGTTGCCGGGGAAGTGATACAAGGAAAATATGCAAACGGTAAAGAACGAAGAAAGAAGCTGTGTGATATGGGATACGATCCGGATGCTGTTCAAAGGGAAGTAAACAGACAGTTGAGTCAAAATGAGGCTCCGGCGGAATATTATGTTGTGCAGGAAAATGATACTTTATCAGAGATTGCAAAGTGTTTTGCAACAACTTATCTGGAACTGGCAGCATGGAATGGAATTGCAGATCCGAACATGATCTACGTTGGACAGAAAATCAGGATTCGATGA
- a CDS encoding phage holin family protein translates to MKQMVTSLFGMFGSAVALLFGGWDVALQTLVLFMGIDWITGGILLPVIFKKSPKSENGRLESRAGWKGLCRKGMTLLFVLIAVRLDLLMGTNYLRDAVCIAFIANEALSILENAGLMGMPIPEVLRQAIDILNGKAEKYTESRGER, encoded by the coding sequence ATGAAGCAAATGGTGACGAGCTTGTTTGGAATGTTTGGGAGTGCAGTTGCCCTTTTATTTGGCGGATGGGATGTCGCACTGCAGACATTGGTTCTTTTTATGGGAATCGACTGGATCACAGGCGGGATTCTTCTGCCGGTGATTTTTAAGAAAAGTCCGAAGTCAGAAAATGGCAGACTGGAGAGTCGTGCGGGCTGGAAAGGGCTGTGCCGAAAAGGAATGACACTGTTGTTTGTTTTGATCGCAGTCCGTCTGGACCTTTTGATGGGGACAAATTATCTGAGGGATGCCGTGTGCATTGCGTTTATCGCAAATGAAGCATTGTCTATTCTGGAAAATGCCGGGCTTATGGGGATGCCCATTCCAGAAGTACTCAGACAGGCAATTGACATTTTAAATGGAAAAGCAGAGAAATATACAGAAAGCAGGGGAGAACGATGA
- a CDS encoding MarR family transcriptional regulator has product MLLTDKYVDKIHGIITCYDRMIIQGYIPNWSHAEAMTAYMKLNGIRIFDYPTSFSQPLTEQVRQNAEKIAHENGMEIEFIRKLHAFRKDDRIQNIIAETGKTEGLIHIFSAMECCNTYRPWHDKTTGKTFLKFDQSKCLHYYFYFIDRELGLCYLRVPTWPPFRLQFYMNGHNLLAYKLDKKQLSYRMQDNAFLEISDIETAQKLSDRINPQGLHKVLDVFARRYSPVPESLGLGYTWTVQQIECATDIMFRKPEYLAPIYDEIIHTAIYTVKPDNIATFLGQRITYNCTKEIGTNYNQRILGTRIKHHMGDVSIKMYDKFGCVLRIESTCNDISTFRVEREVQHRDGTSDIRKAPLKKSIYSLYQLFTILKSANYRYLEFISSFDDHSSGRKKLDEVSHSRREKERTYRGFNFFDSRDLSVLEAISKGEYMTFGIQGKQIRQHLPKITPSAMTRIFKRLKVHGLIEKIPGSYKYLITALGKEIIAAGLSIKNLILVPALTS; this is encoded by the coding sequence ATGTTACTCACTGATAAATACGTTGATAAAATTCATGGCATCATTACCTGTTATGACCGCATGATCATTCAGGGATATATCCCAAACTGGAGCCATGCGGAAGCAATGACTGCCTATATGAAACTCAACGGTATCCGTATTTTTGATTATCCCACCAGTTTCTCCCAGCCCCTTACGGAACAGGTCCGTCAGAATGCGGAAAAGATTGCTCACGAAAATGGAATGGAAATTGAGTTCATCCGAAAACTCCATGCTTTTCGAAAAGATGACCGCATCCAGAACATCATTGCCGAAACCGGAAAAACGGAAGGTCTGATCCATATCTTTTCTGCTATGGAATGCTGTAATACCTACAGGCCCTGGCATGATAAAACAACTGGGAAGACCTTCCTGAAGTTTGACCAGAGCAAGTGTCTTCATTACTATTTCTATTTTATCGACAGGGAACTTGGCCTTTGCTATCTTCGTGTCCCTACATGGCCGCCTTTCCGTCTTCAGTTTTACATGAACGGTCATAACCTGCTCGCCTATAAGCTTGATAAAAAACAGCTTTCTTACCGGATGCAGGACAACGCGTTCCTTGAAATCTCCGATATTGAAACTGCTCAGAAACTTTCTGACCGTATCAACCCGCAAGGGCTCCATAAAGTTCTCGATGTCTTTGCCAGACGCTACAGTCCCGTTCCGGAATCTCTCGGGCTGGGTTATACCTGGACGGTTCAGCAGATCGAATGTGCCACGGATATCATGTTCCGTAAGCCGGAATACCTGGCACCAATCTATGATGAAATCATCCACACTGCGATATATACTGTGAAGCCTGACAACATCGCCACTTTCCTTGGACAGCGAATCACTTATAACTGTACCAAAGAGATTGGCACAAACTATAATCAGCGCATCCTCGGAACGAGGATCAAGCACCACATGGGTGATGTGTCCATAAAAATGTATGACAAGTTTGGCTGTGTACTGCGAATTGAAAGCACCTGCAATGATATCAGTACGTTCCGTGTGGAGCGGGAAGTTCAGCATAGGGATGGAACATCCGATATTCGGAAAGCCCCTTTAAAAAAGAGTATTTACAGCTTATATCAGTTATTCACAATCCTGAAATCTGCGAATTACAGATACCTTGAATTTATCTCATCCTTTGATGATCACAGCAGCGGCAGGAAGAAATTGGATGAAGTCAGTCATTCCCGGAGGGAAAAGGAACGAACCTATCGCGGATTCAACTTTTTTGATTCCCGTGATCTGTCTGTACTGGAAGCCATCAGCAAAGGGGAATACATGACATTCGGGATACAAGGAAAACAGATCCGCCAGCATCTTCCGAAAATCACTCCGTCTGCCATGACAAGGATCTTTAAACGTCTGAAAGTCCATGGACTGATTGAAAAAATCCCAGGATCCTATAAATATTTGATAACGGCTCTTGGAAAAGAGATCATAGCTGCTGGTTTATCGATAAAAAACCTTATCCTTGTTCCGGCGCTTACATCTTGA
- a CDS encoding transposase, whose amino-acid sequence MSILISIFISGYHGKTTDFAKNSSCHRTTIAHFLNSGKWDDSLLSDTLKCSVIEIIYSEAARTGKPVFCIVDDTIASKTKPSSRALHPIEDAYFHQSHLKGKQDYGHQAVAVMLSCNGIVLNYAFVMYNKSISKIDIVQSIAKELPVPPVMSYFLCDCWYVSEKIINTFAQRGFHTIGALKTNRLLYPSGMKKKLRELAAELSVTHREFDLVTVKKRNYYVYRYEGNLNGIENAVVLLSYPEKAFGNPKALRAFISTNAALSTQEILSWYVCRWPIEVFFRQCKDKLALDSYQIRSAQGIKRYWLLMSLAHFMCAVGTGRFCSFETGYHEICDTIQLEKYRYLFQCAKESNDFDSFMKFAV is encoded by the coding sequence ATGAGTATCCTAATCAGTATTTTCATTTCAGGATATCATGGAAAAACTACGGACTTTGCTAAAAACAGTTCCTGCCACAGAACGACGATTGCCCATTTTCTCAATTCCGGAAAATGGGATGATTCATTACTTTCAGATACGTTAAAATGCTCTGTCATTGAGATTATTTATTCAGAAGCAGCACGCACCGGAAAGCCTGTTTTCTGCATTGTGGACGATACGATTGCTTCAAAGACAAAGCCTTCGTCACGGGCTTTACATCCGATTGAAGATGCGTATTTTCACCAATCCCATTTAAAGGGAAAACAGGACTACGGGCATCAGGCAGTTGCTGTTATGCTTTCCTGCAATGGCATTGTTCTGAACTATGCTTTTGTAATGTACAATAAGTCAATTTCCAAGATTGACATTGTACAAAGCATTGCAAAGGAGCTGCCTGTTCCACCGGTAATGTCCTATTTTCTTTGCGACTGCTGGTATGTTTCTGAAAAGATAATCAATACCTTTGCACAGAGAGGATTCCATACCATCGGTGCTTTGAAAACAAACCGTTTGCTGTATCCATCGGGAATGAAAAAGAAACTTCGTGAACTGGCCGCCGAATTGTCTGTTACACATCGTGAATTTGACCTTGTGACAGTCAAAAAACGAAACTATTATGTGTACCGGTACGAGGGAAACCTCAACGGCATAGAAAATGCGGTAGTTCTTTTGAGTTATCCGGAAAAAGCATTTGGTAATCCCAAAGCATTGCGTGCTTTCATCAGTACAAACGCAGCCCTATCTACACAGGAGATTCTTTCCTGGTATGTGTGTCGATGGCCGATTGAAGTATTTTTCCGCCAGTGTAAGGATAAACTGGCACTGGACAGCTATCAGATACGCTCTGCACAGGGAATCAAAAGGTACTGGCTGCTTATGTCACTGGCACATTTCATGTGTGCAGTGGGTACTGGTAGGTTCTGTTCGTTTGAAACTGGATATCACGAAATCTGTGATACCATTCAGCTGGAAAAGTATCGTTATCTTTTTCAATGCGCAAAGGAAAGCAATGATTTTGATTCATTTATGAAATTCGCAGTGTAG